Proteins from a genomic interval of Niabella soli DSM 19437:
- a CDS encoding RNA polymerase sigma factor, whose amino-acid sequence MEQVLNDEEIMAAFRNPVTKEMAFSAIVKKYRERLYWHVRRLVVVHEDADDVLQNVFIKSWKGLENFREDSSLYTWLYRISTNESLTFLQSKKRRRAISSGHEENELIAQIKAEPQFDERKIEWKLQLAIQQLPEQQKLIFNLRYFDEMPYQKMSQLLGVTEGSLKASYHHAAKKVEKYLLNN is encoded by the coding sequence CCTTTCGTAACCCGGTTACGAAAGAAATGGCTTTTTCTGCTATTGTAAAAAAATATCGGGAACGGCTCTATTGGCACGTGCGGCGGCTGGTAGTGGTGCATGAAGACGCGGACGATGTTTTACAAAATGTTTTTATCAAAAGCTGGAAAGGGTTAGAAAACTTCAGGGAAGACAGCAGTCTTTATACCTGGCTGTATCGCATCAGTACCAATGAAAGTTTAACCTTTCTGCAAAGCAAAAAAAGAAGAAGGGCGATCAGTTCCGGCCACGAAGAAAATGAGCTGATTGCTCAAATAAAAGCCGAGCCACAGTTTGACGAAAGAAAAATTGAGTGGAAATTACAATTGGCGATCCAGCAATTACCTGAACAGCAAAAACTCATATTCAACCTGCGTTATTTTGATGAAATGCCCTACCAGAAAATGAGCCAGTTGCTGGGCGTTACAGAGGGATCGCTAAAAGCAAGTTATCATCACGCAGCGAAAAAGGTAGAGAAATATTTATTGAACAATTAA
- a CDS encoding MBL fold metallo-hydrolase — protein MKIIPLSEGSFTVDVTKKFIPFRLSEDEMIARPQGSLLVQVQPFLVVTSKDILLLDTGLGFDHPAGGRLQLVQHLAENGFQTGDITKVLMSHLHKDHTGGMVNPAAGKPTFENATYYIQEREVAYAKERGAPSYDLSKIDPVFSGKVELLKEDAGTIDGYINYEVTGAHSKYHQVFWIRENDETIFFGADDAPQYQQMKHRFAAKYDFDGKKAMELRAKWWEQGKREQWQLLFYHDTHQPTVIPDTAA, from the coding sequence ATGAAAATTATTCCGTTATCGGAAGGAAGTTTTACTGTTGATGTAACAAAAAAATTTATTCCCTTTCGCCTTTCAGAAGATGAAATGATCGCCCGCCCGCAAGGAAGCCTGTTAGTGCAGGTACAGCCCTTCCTGGTTGTTACTTCAAAAGATATACTATTGCTGGACACGGGGCTTGGCTTCGATCATCCTGCCGGCGGCCGGTTGCAACTGGTGCAACACTTGGCTGAAAACGGTTTTCAAACCGGGGATATAACAAAAGTGCTGATGAGCCACCTGCATAAGGATCATACCGGAGGAATGGTGAACCCGGCTGCGGGCAAACCTACTTTTGAAAACGCAACATACTATATCCAGGAACGGGAAGTAGCTTATGCAAAAGAACGCGGTGCGCCTTCTTACGATCTTTCAAAAATTGACCCGGTTTTTTCCGGTAAAGTGGAATTACTGAAAGAAGATGCCGGCACCATCGACGGGTATATAAATTATGAAGTTACCGGCGCCCATTCCAAATATCACCAGGTGTTCTGGATCAGGGAAAATGATGAAACCATCTTTTTTGGCGCAGATGATGCGCCGCAGTACCAGCAAATGAAACACCGGTTTGCGGCAAAATATGATTTTGATGGCAAAAAAGCAATGGAACTAAGGGCAAAATGGTGGGAGCAGGGGAAGCGGGAACAATGGCAACTCCTGTTTTATCATGATACGCATCAACCAACCGTTATCCCCGACACTGCAGCATAA
- a CDS encoding pyrroloquinoline quinone-dependent dehydrogenase, translated as MTILSKKYIRLAEQLLLFILSAFCSCKNDAVDYTKWENYAGTKDGMRYSALDQIDTVNVTRLQEVWRFSTYDKDTMDKSQIQCNPIVVNGILYGVSPASKLFALDAATGRPRWIFDPAGKDSGGGQKPGSFNISRGVTWWTDGGDSRIFYNAGKKIFAVAAGTGALIKSFGHNGWIDLSEQLGRDAGANPYVVGTTPGIIYKNLLIVGSRVAETADAAPGDIRAYDVRTGGLRWSFHTIPHPGEKGYETWPDTSAWKKLGGANCWAGMSVDEQRGIVYVPTGSVAGDFYGGIRKGTNLFANSIVALDAATGNYLWHYQTVHHDLWDRDLPANPNLVTVTVNGKKTEALAQITKQGYIFLLDRTNGKPVFEIKEMPVSTNGLPGEEPWPTQPVPVLPEPFARQQFAAADVFSIDTAGKAELMERFNKIKYHQLFDPPSKEGGWIFPGFDGGGEWGGAAADPQSSILYVFSSELPWSLTMVDVPRRNASAGQRLYNQYCASCHQPDLRGAGTSFPSLVNIADRLAPAAIKGVIQQGRNRMPSFAGLAPEAINSLVAYITHQQEKERPAGDSGTILDQVPYMMTGYNRFLDKNGYPGIRPPWGTLNAVNLNTGKLLWKVPVGEYPELTRKGIPVTGTEGYGGPIVTKGGLVFIAASRDKKIRAFDKYTGKQLWSADLPAAGFATPASYMVRGVQYIVIACGGGKIGSASGDEYVAFALKK; from the coding sequence ATGACCATCTTAAGCAAAAAGTATATCCGGTTGGCAGAACAACTGCTTCTTTTTATTTTATCAGCCTTTTGTTCCTGTAAAAACGATGCTGTTGATTATACGAAATGGGAAAATTACGCCGGCACCAAAGATGGGATGCGCTATAGCGCGTTGGATCAGATCGATACGGTGAATGTGACCCGCCTTCAGGAAGTGTGGCGATTTAGCACTTACGATAAAGATACGATGGATAAAAGCCAGATACAATGTAACCCGATCGTTGTGAACGGCATATTATACGGCGTTTCACCTGCTTCAAAACTATTTGCGTTGGACGCGGCTACCGGCAGGCCCCGCTGGATATTTGACCCCGCGGGAAAAGACTCCGGCGGTGGGCAAAAACCAGGAAGTTTTAACATCAGCCGGGGGGTAACCTGGTGGACGGATGGCGGCGATAGCAGGATCTTTTACAATGCAGGGAAAAAAATATTTGCCGTTGCAGCCGGTACCGGTGCATTGATCAAAAGCTTTGGCCACAACGGCTGGATCGATCTTTCGGAACAACTGGGGCGGGATGCCGGCGCTAATCCCTATGTTGTGGGTACCACTCCGGGCATTATTTATAAAAACCTGCTGATCGTTGGCTCAAGAGTGGCAGAAACAGCGGATGCCGCTCCCGGCGATATACGCGCCTACGATGTGCGAACTGGCGGCCTTCGCTGGAGCTTTCATACGATCCCCCACCCTGGAGAAAAGGGCTATGAAACCTGGCCCGATACAAGCGCCTGGAAAAAGCTGGGCGGCGCTAATTGCTGGGCGGGTATGTCGGTTGACGAACAACGTGGCATTGTGTATGTGCCAACAGGGTCGGTAGCGGGCGATTTCTATGGCGGGATCAGGAAGGGTACCAATCTTTTTGCAAACAGCATTGTGGCCCTGGATGCAGCAACAGGAAATTATCTGTGGCATTATCAAACCGTGCACCATGATCTTTGGGACAGGGATCTGCCCGCAAATCCCAACCTGGTAACCGTCACCGTAAATGGTAAAAAAACAGAAGCATTGGCGCAGATCACCAAACAAGGCTATATTTTTCTGTTGGACAGAACAAATGGTAAGCCTGTTTTTGAAATAAAAGAAATGCCCGTTTCCACAAATGGATTACCGGGGGAGGAACCCTGGCCTACGCAGCCGGTGCCGGTATTACCTGAGCCCTTCGCCCGGCAACAGTTTGCGGCAGCAGATGTTTTTAGTATTGATACCGCCGGCAAAGCCGAATTGATGGAGCGGTTCAACAAGATTAAGTACCATCAACTATTCGATCCGCCTTCAAAGGAAGGAGGCTGGATCTTTCCGGGTTTTGATGGTGGGGGAGAATGGGGCGGGGCTGCTGCTGATCCTCAGTCGTCCATACTATATGTATTCAGCAGCGAGCTTCCCTGGTCGCTTACGATGGTGGATGTGCCGCGGCGAAACGCTTCTGCCGGTCAGCGATTGTACAACCAGTACTGCGCTTCCTGTCACCAACCCGATCTGCGGGGAGCGGGCACTTCATTTCCCTCGCTGGTAAATATTGCAGACCGTCTGGCGCCTGCAGCAATAAAAGGCGTGATACAACAGGGTCGTAACCGGATGCCTTCTTTTGCAGGGCTGGCCCCTGAAGCAATAAACTCATTGGTTGCATACATTACGCATCAACAGGAAAAAGAACGGCCTGCCGGTGATTCAGGTACGATCCTGGATCAGGTACCCTATATGATGACAGGCTATAACCGGTTTCTCGACAAAAACGGCTATCCCGGTATCCGGCCGCCCTGGGGCACTTTAAATGCGGTAAATCTAAATACGGGGAAATTGCTTTGGAAAGTACCGGTAGGCGAATATCCGGAGCTAACCCGTAAAGGGATACCTGTTACCGGAACCGAAGGATATGGAGGTCCTATTGTTACAAAAGGCGGCCTGGTATTTATTGCGGCCTCCAGGGATAAAAAAATACGCGCCTTTGATAAATACACGGGCAAACAACTCTGGTCGGCGGATCTGCCGGCCGCGGGCTTTGCCACGCCTGCATCTTATATGGTCCGCGGAGTTCAGTATATCGTTATTGCCTGCGGTGGTGGAAAAATTGGTTCCGCTTCCGGCGACGAATATGTTGCATTTGCATTAAAAAAGTAA
- a CDS encoding glycoside hydrolase family 127 protein — translation MPFAFTRPVRIRIFLTGTLIALWMLPAQAQKTDAFELPVLNDIKLEGYAGGKIEGCIVNDVLKTDAGYLVRPFTVRNEKNLWQSEFWGKWITSAIDAYNYTKDNRLLKAIQKGVEGLIATQTPDGYIGNYAPQYRLQQWDIWGMKYCLLGLLGYYNCTKDNRSLAAAKKLADYVISAVYASGKPFNEMGNHRGMAAASILEPVVLLYNITHQASYLKFADFIVASWSNPNASELIKKGLQQIPVGDRFPTPAVWYGPMNGRKAYEMMSCYEGLMELYRVEKRPEYLEAIVNTAESIRKDEIFVTGSGSSMESWINGAKIQATPLRHSNETCVTATWMKLCLQLLRTTGDAKWANEIERTFYNALLGAMMPDGHTWNKYTDLRGVKYLGENQCGMDINCCIANGPRGLMVLPKEAFMINAAGIAVNFYGTASATLSVGQNKVTLNTVTEYPKNGAVTIIVNPGKPLDFNLQLRIPEWSAHTNISINGVAVDNAVPGKYTAIKRTWKQGDIVKLQFQMDVRQYFVPGDSTRYCLQYGPLVLASDKRFQETPFYNYYRPAADKGKIPYEIVADSTANVFLKMKIPFLKEIIGGGYEKEYLTLTDFASAGNTWDAASAYLTWFSIPKDPSKDK, via the coding sequence ATGCCATTTGCTTTTACCAGGCCTGTGCGAATCAGGATATTTTTAACGGGCACGTTAATTGCCCTCTGGATGCTTCCGGCGCAGGCGCAAAAAACGGATGCTTTTGAATTGCCTGTTTTAAATGATATAAAGCTGGAGGGATATGCCGGCGGTAAAATAGAAGGGTGTATTGTAAACGATGTTTTGAAAACCGACGCAGGTTACCTGGTGCGCCCTTTTACCGTGCGTAATGAAAAAAACTTATGGCAGAGTGAGTTCTGGGGCAAGTGGATCACTTCGGCGATCGATGCCTACAATTATACAAAAGACAACCGCTTGCTAAAAGCGATTCAGAAAGGCGTGGAGGGCCTTATAGCCACGCAGACCCCGGATGGTTATATTGGCAATTATGCCCCCCAATACCGCCTGCAACAGTGGGATATATGGGGAATGAAGTATTGCCTGCTGGGCCTGCTAGGGTATTATAATTGTACGAAAGACAACCGGTCACTCGCAGCGGCAAAAAAATTGGCAGACTATGTTATCAGCGCTGTCTATGCGTCCGGCAAACCCTTTAATGAAATGGGCAATCACCGTGGAATGGCCGCGGCGTCTATATTAGAGCCGGTTGTACTATTGTATAATATTACACATCAGGCGTCCTATTTAAAATTTGCGGATTTTATTGTCGCCTCCTGGTCCAACCCCAATGCTTCGGAGCTTATAAAAAAAGGATTGCAGCAAATACCCGTGGGTGACCGCTTTCCTACCCCCGCTGTATGGTACGGGCCGATGAATGGCCGTAAAGCCTATGAAATGATGTCTTGTTACGAGGGATTGATGGAGTTATACCGGGTAGAAAAAAGACCGGAGTACCTGGAAGCGATCGTAAATACGGCAGAAAGCATACGGAAGGATGAGATCTTTGTAACCGGCTCCGGCTCTTCTATGGAAAGCTGGATCAACGGTGCGAAAATACAGGCGACCCCGCTCCGTCATTCCAATGAAACCTGTGTTACCGCCACCTGGATGAAGCTTTGTCTGCAGTTGTTGCGTACTACCGGCGATGCCAAATGGGCGAATGAAATAGAGAGAACTTTCTATAATGCATTGCTGGGGGCTATGATGCCCGATGGGCATACCTGGAATAAATATACCGACCTGAGAGGAGTAAAATATCTGGGCGAGAATCAATGCGGTATGGATATCAACTGTTGCATAGCGAATGGCCCAAGAGGCCTGATGGTACTGCCTAAAGAGGCATTTATGATCAATGCCGCCGGTATTGCTGTCAATTTTTACGGAACGGCTTCTGCTACCCTGTCGGTTGGGCAAAACAAGGTAACGCTAAATACGGTTACCGAATATCCAAAGAACGGTGCGGTAACGATCATCGTCAACCCCGGCAAACCACTCGATTTTAACCTGCAGTTGCGGATACCGGAATGGAGCGCCCACACGAACATCTCAATAAACGGGGTAGCGGTAGATAACGCAGTTCCCGGAAAATATACCGCAATAAAAAGAACCTGGAAACAGGGTGATATAGTGAAGTTGCAATTTCAAATGGATGTCCGGCAGTATTTTGTTCCGGGCGACAGTACCCGGTACTGCCTTCAATATGGTCCGCTGGTATTGGCTTCAGATAAGCGTTTCCAGGAAACGCCGTTTTATAATTATTATCGACCAGCGGCTGATAAGGGGAAGATCCCGTATGAGATAGTAGCTGACAGCACCGCTAATGTATTCCTGAAAATGAAGATTCCCTTCTTAAAGGAGATTATCGGCGGCGGCTATGAAAAAGAATACCTGACCCTTACGGATTTTGCCTCCGCCGGAAATACCTGGGACGCTGCGTCCGCCTATTTAACCTGGTTCAGTATTCCTAAAGACCCCTCAAAAGACAAATGA
- a CDS encoding alpha-L-rhamnosidase, producing MNRSPILLLAGSLLLSLLATAQVSKGPAALQCEHLKDPLGIDNPHPRFSWIINDPANGARQNSYQLVVTREAGTVVWNTGKVNKDDNLITYSGKPLEPFTRYKWSLTLTGKNNVTYKTAAAFFETGMLGQQHWKGNWISDGTDIHLKPAPYFRKTFRLHKPVKTARVYIAVAGLYELTLNGSKMGDHRLDPMYTRFDRRNLYLTYDVTNQLKAGQNAIGVLLGNGWYNHQSTAVWYFDRAPWRNRPAFCLDLRITYSDGSTETISTDRSWKTALSPVIFNSIYTGEHHDARLELPGWDLPGFDDAKWSPAVERAAPSQNITAQVLYPIRDVEKIPVQAVKRFSDTDYVFNLGRNISGVSELTVSGKPGTIIRLIHAEKIDAAGHADLSNINVHYRPMDDSDPFQTDIFILKGGIETFKPRFNYKGFQFVEVKSDQPVQLTATSLNAYFMHSAVPPAGTIQTSDPLINKIWRATNNSYLSNLFGYPTDCPQREKNGWTGDAVIALQTGLYNFDGFTIYEKWLADHRDEQQPNGVLPAIIPTSGWGYQWANGPDWTSTIAIIPWTLYTFYGDLKPLTDNYENIRSYVNHINDLYPNGLTTWGLGDWVPVKSKSPVELTSTLYYYADATILAKAAKLLDKKEDYNRYTALAEKIKTAFNKKYLNTASGIYGSGLQTELSTPVYWGIVPEKSKAKVIANLAEKVKQDGVQLDVGILGAKAVLNVLSENGYADLAFQLASKKTYPSWGWWIENGATTLYENWKVDAKNDASLNHIMFGDIGAWFYKALGGIFPDPEQPGFKNVLLRPNFVAGLDRFTATYQASRGLITSSWEKAGNNVGYKISIPANSTASFFIPSGWELNNKKDPGTQKKDGSYALPSGTYSLSLRKTK from the coding sequence ATGAATCGATCCCCTATTCTATTATTAGCCGGGAGCCTGCTGCTTTCGCTGCTTGCAACTGCACAGGTTAGTAAGGGTCCGGCGGCTCTTCAATGCGAACATTTAAAAGATCCGCTCGGTATCGATAATCCGCATCCCCGGTTTTCCTGGATCATAAACGACCCCGCAAACGGGGCCCGGCAAAACAGCTATCAGCTTGTGGTAACAAGGGAGGCCGGAACGGTGGTATGGAACACAGGAAAAGTAAATAAAGACGATAACCTGATTACTTATAGCGGGAAACCACTGGAGCCGTTTACCCGTTATAAATGGAGCCTGACGCTGACCGGGAAAAATAATGTTACCTATAAAACAGCCGCTGCATTTTTTGAAACGGGCATGTTGGGGCAACAGCACTGGAAAGGGAACTGGATCAGCGATGGAACAGATATTCACCTGAAACCCGCACCTTATTTCAGAAAGACATTTCGCCTCCATAAACCGGTAAAAACCGCAAGAGTTTATATTGCCGTTGCAGGTTTGTACGAGTTAACCCTGAATGGCAGTAAAATGGGCGATCACCGCCTGGACCCCATGTACACCCGTTTTGACCGCCGCAACCTGTACCTTACTTACGATGTGACCAACCAACTGAAAGCGGGGCAAAATGCGATCGGGGTATTGCTTGGGAATGGGTGGTACAATCACCAGTCAACAGCAGTATGGTACTTCGACAGGGCACCCTGGCGTAACCGGCCCGCCTTTTGTTTGGACCTGCGGATCACCTATTCCGATGGCAGTACCGAAACGATCAGTACCGACAGAAGCTGGAAAACCGCTTTAAGCCCGGTTATTTTTAACAGCATTTATACCGGCGAGCACCATGATGCCCGGCTGGAACTGCCGGGTTGGGATCTGCCGGGTTTTGATGACGCCAAATGGTCGCCCGCCGTGGAACGGGCCGCGCCCTCTCAAAACATCACGGCGCAGGTGCTGTATCCCATCAGGGACGTGGAAAAAATTCCGGTGCAGGCTGTAAAAAGGTTTAGTGATACCGACTATGTTTTTAACCTGGGGAGGAATATCTCCGGTGTCAGCGAACTGACTGTTTCCGGTAAACCCGGAACGATCATCCGCCTGATTCATGCGGAAAAAATTGATGCAGCAGGGCATGCCGATCTTTCTAATATTAATGTGCATTACCGCCCCATGGATGATAGCGATCCTTTTCAGACCGATATTTTTATTTTGAAAGGCGGCATCGAAACGTTTAAGCCCCGTTTTAATTACAAAGGTTTTCAGTTTGTGGAAGTAAAAAGCGACCAGCCCGTGCAGCTCACCGCTACCAGTCTCAATGCTTATTTTATGCACAGCGCTGTTCCACCAGCCGGGACCATCCAAACCAGCGATCCGCTTATTAATAAAATATGGCGCGCTACAAATAATTCCTATTTATCCAATCTATTTGGTTATCCTACTGATTGCCCGCAACGCGAGAAAAACGGCTGGACCGGGGACGCGGTTATTGCCTTGCAAACCGGGCTCTACAATTTTGACGGCTTTACCATCTATGAAAAATGGCTGGCCGACCACCGGGACGAGCAGCAACCCAATGGCGTGCTTCCGGCTATTATCCCCACCAGTGGCTGGGGCTACCAATGGGCCAATGGCCCGGATTGGACCAGCACGATAGCCATTATCCCCTGGACATTATATACATTCTACGGAGATCTGAAACCGCTGACGGATAACTATGAAAATATAAGATCCTATGTAAATCACATCAATGACCTGTACCCGAACGGGCTGACCACCTGGGGGCTGGGTGATTGGGTACCGGTGAAATCAAAATCGCCGGTGGAACTGACCTCTACCCTTTACTATTATGCGGATGCAACCATACTTGCCAAAGCCGCAAAACTCCTGGATAAAAAAGAAGATTATAACAGATACACTGCTTTAGCAGAAAAAATAAAAACCGCCTTCAATAAAAAATACCTGAACACTGCAAGCGGAATCTATGGCAGTGGGCTGCAAACGGAATTGAGCACCCCTGTGTACTGGGGCATTGTTCCGGAAAAAAGCAAAGCCAAAGTAATCGCTAATCTCGCAGAAAAGGTAAAGCAGGACGGGGTACAGTTAGATGTAGGCATATTGGGCGCCAAAGCGGTGCTGAATGTTTTGAGTGAGAACGGCTATGCCGATCTTGCCTTTCAACTGGCCTCTAAAAAGACTTATCCTTCCTGGGGCTGGTGGATCGAAAACGGAGCCACCACCCTTTATGAGAACTGGAAAGTAGATGCTAAGAATGATGCTTCATTAAACCATATCATGTTCGGTGATATCGGCGCCTGGTTCTATAAAGCGCTGGGCGGCATCTTCCCCGATCCTGAACAACCGGGCTTCAAAAATGTGTTGTTGCGCCCCAACTTTGTTGCGGGACTGGACCGGTTTACCGCAACCTATCAGGCAAGCCGCGGTCTTATTACGTCTTCCTGGGAAAAGGCCGGTAATAATGTTGGTTACAAAATCAGCATCCCCGCCAACAGCACGGCTTCTTTTTTTATTCCGTCGGGATGGGAACTGAACAATAAGAAAGACCCCGGCACGCAAAAAAAAGATGGCAGCTATGCACTGCCATCAGGAACTTATTCATTATCGCTGAGAAAAACAAAATAA
- a CDS encoding phosphoenolpyruvate carboxylase, with product MDVVASQSVQRFKNDVGVRFQLYNSLFTSLPFHKIEKTGILLSLLSSMCEEGYEKGSSPVTIIEDFFSRHTSLTVPREQLDLLFRFVQYVERQVVLFDALEDASYKKINDVNGPGTLKQLMAAVVQNNREQQFDKVLEDFCVRLVLTAHPTQFYPGSVLGIIRDLSNALVKNDASEINTLLQQLGKTPFFKKIKPTPFDEAVSLIWYLENVFYPAAGRILNELKNQFPAIAADKHALIKMGFWPGGDRDGNPFVTTDTTLQVAAALRGAILKCYYFDVRRLRRRLTFHDVEDIMSDLERRLYEEVFIPGKDAKITDKEIISILKGVKQIVIERANGLFVSRIQDLISKIEIFGLHFASLDIRQDSSIHEKVFSQIAASPAGLLPKDYDSLEENEKVKLLLNLKQIDTASIFGDSVVRDTVEVVNAICAIQNSNGEQGCNRYIISHATSVLSIIEVIGLFKLNGIDNDEINVDIVPLFETIEDLQNAGEVMKTLYSLPEYKALLERRGKTQTIMLGFSDGTKDGGYLMANWSIYRAKEELTRITRQYGFDVIFFDGRGGPPSRGGGKTHKFYASMGRNISNKEIQLTIQGQTVSANFGIIDSAQFNIEQLINAGVSSSLFADRYPPLNGKQEQLLQELSSYGFDAYVQLKNHPQLANYLYEMSPLRFYSETNIGSRPAKRGQQQTTISLGDLRAIPFSGAWSQLKQNVPGFFGVGTALKRMEYIGRFDELKQLYNESLYFKTLLDNCEMAMSKSYFPITAYIANDEQFGDIWQMIYDEFALTKQYIYKLTGHDTLMASYPVDKLSIRMRERIVMPLVTIQQYALVKLRDGNSELEDSLREAYEKLVMRCSFGIINAGRNSA from the coding sequence ATGGATGTGGTAGCGAGTCAGTCCGTTCAGCGCTTTAAGAACGATGTTGGCGTACGATTCCAATTATATAATAGTTTATTTACTTCTTTGCCCTTTCACAAAATTGAGAAGACAGGAATTTTATTGTCGCTATTGTCCAGTATGTGTGAGGAAGGGTATGAAAAAGGATCGAGCCCTGTAACAATTATAGAAGATTTTTTTAGCCGCCACACATCCTTAACCGTGCCCAGGGAACAACTGGATCTCCTGTTCCGGTTCGTGCAATATGTAGAGCGCCAGGTGGTTTTGTTTGATGCACTGGAAGACGCTTCTTATAAAAAGATAAACGATGTTAACGGTCCGGGTACGTTAAAACAATTGATGGCTGCTGTGGTTCAAAACAACAGGGAGCAGCAGTTTGATAAGGTGCTGGAAGATTTTTGTGTACGGCTGGTATTAACCGCTCACCCTACCCAGTTTTATCCGGGTTCCGTGTTGGGAATTATCCGGGACCTGAGCAATGCATTGGTTAAAAATGACGCCAGTGAAATAAATACACTGCTGCAACAGTTGGGTAAAACACCCTTCTTTAAAAAGATTAAACCTACTCCTTTTGATGAAGCAGTAAGCCTCATCTGGTATCTTGAAAATGTTTTTTATCCGGCGGCGGGCCGTATACTCAACGAACTGAAAAACCAGTTCCCCGCTATTGCCGCGGATAAACATGCGCTTATAAAAATGGGCTTTTGGCCCGGTGGCGACCGCGATGGGAATCCCTTCGTAACTACAGATACCACCCTGCAGGTGGCCGCCGCATTGCGGGGGGCTATTTTAAAATGTTATTATTTTGATGTGCGCAGACTGCGGCGCCGGCTAACCTTTCATGATGTGGAAGATATTATGAGCGATCTGGAGCGTCGCTTATATGAAGAAGTCTTCATCCCGGGAAAGGATGCCAAAATAACCGACAAAGAAATTATTTCCATTCTCAAGGGCGTAAAGCAAATTGTTATTGAAAGAGCAAACGGATTATTTGTATCCCGGATACAGGATCTGATCAGCAAGATAGAAATATTCGGACTGCACTTTGCATCACTGGATATAAGACAGGACAGTTCCATTCATGAAAAAGTCTTTTCACAGATAGCGGCCTCACCTGCCGGCCTGCTGCCAAAGGATTACGATAGCCTGGAGGAAAACGAAAAAGTGAAACTGCTGCTGAATCTTAAACAAATTGATACGGCATCAATATTCGGCGACAGTGTTGTCAGGGATACGGTTGAAGTAGTGAACGCTATCTGTGCCATACAAAATTCAAATGGAGAGCAGGGCTGCAACCGGTATATTATCAGCCATGCTACCAGTGTGCTGAGCATTATTGAAGTAATAGGCCTGTTTAAACTGAACGGCATTGACAACGACGAAATCAATGTAGACATTGTTCCGCTTTTTGAAACAATTGAAGACTTGCAAAATGCGGGAGAGGTTATGAAAACCCTTTATTCCCTCCCGGAATATAAGGCGCTTTTAGAGCGCCGGGGTAAAACACAAACCATCATGCTGGGCTTTTCTGATGGTACAAAGGACGGTGGCTACCTGATGGCCAACTGGAGCATTTACCGCGCCAAGGAAGAGCTGACGCGTATTACAAGACAATACGGGTTTGATGTTATTTTCTTTGATGGCCGTGGCGGCCCTCCCTCCCGTGGCGGCGGAAAAACCCATAAGTTCTATGCATCTATGGGGCGCAATATTTCCAATAAAGAGATCCAACTGACAATACAGGGCCAAACAGTGAGCGCCAATTTTGGTATTATTGATTCGGCGCAGTTTAATATTGAACAACTGATTAATGCGGGGGTCTCCAGCTCCCTTTTTGCTGACCGGTATCCTCCGTTAAACGGAAAGCAGGAGCAATTGTTGCAAGAGCTTTCTTCCTATGGTTTTGATGCTTACGTACAGTTGAAAAACCATCCGCAACTGGCCAATTACTTATATGAAATGAGCCCTCTGCGCTTTTATAGCGAAACGAATATCGGAAGCCGGCCGGCTAAAAGAGGCCAGCAACAAACTACCATTTCATTGGGCGATTTACGCGCCATCCCTTTCTCCGGCGCCTGGAGCCAGTTGAAGCAAAATGTACCCGGCTTTTTTGGCGTAGGCACCGCGTTAAAACGAATGGAATATATCGGGCGCTTTGATGAGCTGAAGCAATTGTACAACGAATCGTTGTACTTTAAAACGCTGCTGGATAATTGCGAAATGGCCATGAGCAAATCCTATTTCCCGATAACGGCCTACATCGCAAACGATGAGCAGTTTGGCGATATCTGGCAAATGATTTATGATGAGTTTGCTTTAACGAAACAATACATTTACAAACTAACCGGGCATGATACATTAATGGCTTCCTACCCGGTAGATAAATTGTCTATCCGTATGCGGGAGCGGATCGTAATGCCGTTGGTTACCATTCAGCAATATGCACTGGTAAAACTGCGCGATGGAAACAGCGAGCTGGAAGATTCGTTGCGTGAGGCCTACGAAAAGCTGGTAATGCGTTGTTCTTTCGGTATCATCAACGCAGGAAGAAATTCGGCGTAG